The proteins below come from a single Acaryochloris sp. CCMEE 5410 genomic window:
- the secA gene encoding preprotein translocase subunit SecA, whose translation MLKTLLGDPNKRKLKKYQPDVVEINLLEEEVEVLSDQELRAKTDEFKERLKNGETLDDLLPETFAVVREASKRVLGMRHFDVQLLGGMILHDGQIAEMKTGEGKTLVSTLPAYLNALTGKGVHAITVNDYLARRDAEWMGQVHRFLGLSVGLIQQSMSPTERKKNYACDITYGTNSEIGFDYLRDNMSTSIEEVVQRPLNYCVIDEVDSVLIDEARTPLIISGQVERPTEKYLDASKVANALQPEEHYEVDEKARNVILTDEGFVEAEKILGVSDLFDPEDPWAHYVFNAIKAKELFINDVNYIVRNDEIVIVDEFTGRVMPGRRWSDGLHQAIEAKEKVEIQNETQTLATITYQNLFLLYDKLAGMTGTAKTEEAEFEKIYKLEVTIVPTNRSNQRQDISDVVYKSEEAKWLAVANECADMYEVGRPILVGTTSVEKSEVLSKLLLERNIPHNLLNAKPENVERESEIVAQAGREGRVTIATNMAGRGTDIILGGNAEYMARLKVREYLMPRIVQPEDDNPLSMMQVKLPEADSQGFGGDGQQKGIQRKTWKVSPEIFPTTISKDAESLLKEAVNAAVKQYGEQSLPELQAEDLMAVASEKAPTDDPVIQKLREVYNLILEEYEAFTSKEHDKVVERGGLHVIGTERHDSRRIDNQLRGRAGRQGDPGSTRFFLSLQDNLLRIFGGDRVAGLMNAFRVEEDMPIESRILTSSLENAQKKVETYYYDIRKQVFEYDEVMNNQRRAIYAERRRVLEGEDLKERVIEYAEQTMDDIVEAYVNPELPPEEWNLEQLVDKTKEFVYLLEDLEASHIADLSMPEMKMFLREQVRIAYDQKESEVNEMEPTLMRQAERFFILQQIDMLWREHLQQMDALREAVGLRGYGQQDPLIEYKSEGYEVFLDMMTAIRRNVVYSLFQFRPQRQPEPSEVA comes from the coding sequence ATGCTTAAAACATTATTGGGCGACCCGAATAAGCGAAAGCTCAAAAAGTACCAACCCGATGTGGTTGAAATCAATCTCCTTGAAGAAGAAGTAGAGGTTCTCTCAGATCAGGAATTAAGAGCAAAAACTGATGAGTTCAAAGAGCGCTTGAAAAACGGTGAGACCTTAGATGATCTTTTGCCAGAAACGTTTGCCGTTGTGAGAGAAGCATCCAAGCGAGTATTGGGTATGCGTCACTTTGACGTTCAGCTTCTAGGCGGGATGATTCTGCATGATGGTCAAATTGCAGAAATGAAAACTGGAGAAGGTAAAACGTTAGTATCAACCTTGCCAGCATATTTAAATGCGCTAACTGGCAAGGGAGTTCATGCTATTACGGTGAACGATTATCTGGCCAGACGAGATGCGGAATGGATGGGGCAGGTCCATCGATTCTTGGGGTTGAGTGTAGGGCTGATTCAACAGTCCATGTCTCCGACGGAGCGCAAGAAAAATTATGCTTGCGACATCACCTATGGGACCAATAGTGAGATTGGCTTCGACTATCTACGAGATAATATGTCAACTTCCATCGAGGAAGTTGTTCAGCGACCCCTCAATTATTGCGTCATTGATGAGGTGGATTCTGTTCTAATTGATGAAGCACGAACTCCTCTAATTATTTCGGGTCAGGTTGAGCGACCAACGGAAAAATATTTGGATGCCTCTAAAGTTGCCAATGCTTTGCAACCCGAAGAGCATTACGAGGTGGATGAAAAGGCTCGCAATGTTATTTTGACGGATGAAGGCTTTGTTGAAGCAGAGAAAATCTTAGGGGTTAGCGATCTATTCGATCCTGAGGATCCTTGGGCTCACTATGTGTTCAATGCTATTAAAGCTAAAGAACTATTCATTAACGACGTTAATTACATCGTTCGTAATGACGAAATAGTCATTGTTGATGAGTTTACGGGTCGAGTGATGCCAGGGCGGCGATGGAGTGATGGCCTCCATCAAGCAATTGAGGCCAAGGAAAAAGTTGAAATCCAGAATGAGACACAGACTCTAGCCACGATTACCTATCAAAATTTGTTCTTGCTTTATGACAAGTTGGCAGGGATGACGGGTACAGCAAAGACAGAAGAAGCTGAATTTGAAAAAATCTATAAGTTAGAAGTCACGATTGTACCGACTAATCGCTCTAATCAACGGCAAGATATCTCTGATGTGGTCTACAAGAGTGAAGAAGCAAAGTGGTTAGCCGTTGCCAATGAATGTGCTGATATGTACGAAGTTGGGCGCCCCATCTTGGTAGGAACCACGAGTGTTGAGAAATCCGAGGTATTGTCAAAGCTTCTTTTGGAACGCAATATCCCACATAATCTCCTGAATGCGAAGCCTGAGAATGTGGAGCGGGAATCGGAGATCGTGGCTCAGGCAGGTCGAGAGGGCCGTGTAACGATTGCCACAAATATGGCGGGTCGAGGGACGGATATTATCTTGGGCGGTAATGCTGAGTATATGGCGCGTCTCAAGGTACGAGAGTATTTGATGCCCCGGATTGTCCAACCCGAAGATGATAACCCGTTGTCAATGATGCAGGTCAAGCTACCTGAGGCTGACAGCCAAGGGTTTGGTGGAGACGGTCAACAAAAGGGAATACAGAGAAAAACCTGGAAGGTTTCTCCCGAAATCTTCCCTACCACTATTTCTAAGGACGCTGAATCTTTATTGAAAGAAGCCGTAAACGCGGCTGTTAAACAATATGGTGAACAGAGCTTACCTGAATTACAAGCTGAAGACTTAATGGCGGTCGCCTCTGAAAAAGCACCTACAGATGATCCTGTCATCCAGAAGCTCAGGGAAGTCTACAACCTGATTCTAGAAGAATATGAAGCGTTTACCAGCAAGGAGCATGACAAGGTTGTAGAACGAGGCGGTCTCCATGTGATTGGTACGGAAAGACATGATTCTCGCCGCATTGATAACCAGTTGCGAGGTCGGGCTGGACGTCAGGGTGACCCAGGTTCAACCCGCTTCTTTTTGAGTTTGCAAGACAATCTTCTGCGCATTTTTGGTGGTGATCGGGTTGCAGGATTGATGAACGCTTTCCGGGTAGAAGAGGATATGCCCATTGAGTCACGGATTTTGACGAGCAGCCTAGAAAATGCCCAAAAGAAGGTTGAGACTTACTACTACGATATTCGGAAACAAGTTTTTGAATATGACGAGGTAATGAATAATCAGCGACGAGCGATTTATGCTGAACGTCGACGGGTATTGGAAGGTGAAGACCTGAAAGAGCGGGTTATTGAATATGCAGAACAGACGATGGATGACATTGTGGAAGCCTATGTCAATCCAGAACTACCGCCGGAAGAGTGGAATTTGGAGCAATTGGTAGACAAAACCAAAGAGTTTGTTTATTTGCTGGAGGATCTAGAAGCCAGCCACATTGCTGATCTGTCCATGCCAGAGATGAAAATGTTCTTGCGGGAGCAGGTCCGCATTGCCTATGACCAGAAAGAGTCAGAGGTAAACGAGATGGAACCGACCTTGATGCGCCAAGCAGAACGATTCTTTATCTTGCAGCAAATTGACATGCTTTGGCGAGAGCATTTGCAGCAGATGGATGCATTGCGTGAAGCTGTTGGGCTTCGCGGCTATGGTCAGCAAGATCCACTGATTGAGTACAAAAGTGAAGGGTATGAAGTCTTTTTGGATATGATGACTGCAATTCGTCGTAATGTTGTTTATTCTCTCTTCCAATTCCGACCGCAACGACAGCCTGAGCCCTCTGAGGTAGCCTAG
- a CDS encoding GAF domain-containing protein, with product MIQRVGRSSQEQLVRIQTLIEGLLDHDQLESLVDSALTFLKSELDYPLLWIAQYDANQSELIGLSGGLPQADSTAFSQRYPVLPGDLFDQALLTRNPIEVMNLQEEGRVGKWQKLAQRFDIQGAILYPIQYRKECVGLLLLGSVHWGRNPRTEESTLLSLLTHSLGAAFNRLSQEAIEPVSTPAQPLAHLINQMSVLTDWDERVNVILKSTQQAIDPTFTGLYWLDLEENNCTLKVTYQPGQGSRLGRARPIKAQVQIAEIEPFCQALSAGQMISVSESQGTVNAKVPLRLMQQTKSRSFLCAPIMGNGHLMGFLSVEGKEPRVWQEQEKNFIQAAAQLMGLSAVAPVGDNPVQVSSQTQTLMGQFTQLMVESKDWPRTLKKVSEHLCRHLQTQRLLLLSQDEQTGGFRIEYQYHSPKLRPLLESLHPLSDVDRRMLERNIGSITISDLEEDLRFLAWRESLINQGLRSLLLCRTVANSSTPQTILVLGNHRTRTWKPKEIEFLQEFAQTLGTFEQKQRDYILQQSQLNQYDLAHNGLQTLLKIEDPTQLITSGIELITHIFNGPLAAGILWIPGHNQGKIVACHAISPEFAISDDELIQLDQDPLFTQLLHSLDQLPHPSESIIQISAKNIAPETRIWLNAPGVAQVLVMPLRSPDSPTPLGAIVLGTSDDFCYKTSELKLIQTLVQQLGSRYRYLRETNLLQRQWMSLESLTWYKNRFLETNLSHLKDLQNPQESSQDESIELKCDSRQEAITSLTTLLKTEDWQLSLAQDSIPLASILRRCLEQIEPLVQSRQLWTQIHNLTSNTTLTGTSNKLELVLYELLVAACHRSNPGDRIDIWCRLINAKWVELSITDQGQLHPQFIQDFQSVKTRDLLLPSLLDKGPGRNLNACQSIIELLGGRMEIAQLEDGRTLSRLTLPQQMKGGRSN from the coding sequence ATGATTCAAAGAGTAGGACGATCCAGCCAAGAACAACTTGTAAGAATCCAGACTTTGATAGAAGGATTACTGGATCATGATCAGCTTGAGTCTTTAGTAGATAGTGCCTTAACGTTTTTGAAATCCGAGTTGGACTACCCACTATTGTGGATTGCCCAGTACGACGCTAATCAATCTGAATTGATCGGTTTAAGTGGTGGTTTACCCCAGGCTGATTCCACCGCTTTTAGTCAGCGCTATCCAGTCTTACCAGGCGATTTATTTGATCAAGCCTTGCTGACCCGAAACCCCATCGAGGTTATGAATCTCCAAGAAGAAGGTCGAGTCGGCAAATGGCAAAAACTTGCTCAGCGGTTTGACATTCAAGGAGCTATTCTTTACCCCATTCAATATCGAAAAGAATGTGTTGGCCTTCTGCTATTAGGTTCTGTCCATTGGGGCAGAAATCCACGCACCGAAGAAAGCACTTTACTCTCCCTATTAACTCACTCCCTAGGGGCCGCCTTCAATCGATTGAGCCAGGAGGCAATTGAGCCTGTTTCGACACCTGCCCAACCCCTAGCACACCTCATTAATCAGATGAGTGTACTCACGGATTGGGATGAACGGGTCAATGTCATTTTGAAATCAACACAGCAGGCCATCGATCCCACCTTTACTGGTTTGTATTGGTTAGATTTAGAAGAAAATAATTGCACTTTAAAAGTAACTTATCAACCTGGCCAGGGCAGTCGCTTAGGTCGAGCACGCCCGATTAAAGCACAAGTCCAGATTGCTGAAATTGAACCTTTTTGTCAAGCCTTATCCGCAGGTCAGATGATATCGGTCAGCGAAAGCCAAGGTACTGTGAATGCCAAAGTTCCATTGCGCTTAATGCAACAAACTAAATCTCGGTCTTTTCTCTGCGCACCCATTATGGGGAATGGACATCTGATGGGATTTTTGTCAGTCGAGGGCAAAGAACCTCGAGTATGGCAAGAACAAGAAAAGAACTTTATCCAAGCTGCAGCCCAATTAATGGGTTTATCTGCCGTTGCCCCTGTCGGGGATAACCCCGTCCAAGTTTCCTCCCAAACCCAAACCTTGATGGGGCAATTCACTCAATTGATGGTGGAATCCAAAGATTGGCCTAGAACACTCAAAAAGGTTTCTGAGCACTTGTGTCGGCATTTGCAAACCCAACGGCTTTTACTACTTAGCCAGGATGAACAAACAGGTGGGTTTCGGATCGAATATCAGTACCATAGCCCCAAGCTGCGGCCTTTGTTAGAGTCCTTACATCCTCTGAGTGATGTGGATCGGCGGATGTTAGAGCGAAACATCGGCTCGATCACCATCTCAGATCTTGAAGAAGACTTACGATTCCTAGCATGGCGAGAGTCACTGATCAATCAGGGATTGCGCTCCCTTTTGCTCTGTCGCACAGTTGCCAATAGTTCGACACCCCAAACTATCCTTGTTTTAGGCAATCATCGAACCCGCACTTGGAAGCCCAAAGAGATTGAATTCTTACAGGAATTTGCCCAAACCCTTGGGACCTTTGAGCAAAAACAGCGAGATTACATCCTCCAGCAATCTCAGCTGAATCAATATGACCTTGCCCACAATGGTCTGCAAACCCTGTTGAAAATTGAAGATCCGACTCAACTTATCACTTCAGGCATCGAACTTATTACCCATATTTTTAATGGTCCTCTTGCTGCAGGCATACTGTGGATCCCTGGCCATAACCAAGGGAAGATTGTCGCTTGCCATGCAATATCACCCGAATTTGCCATTTCAGATGACGAACTGATTCAACTGGATCAAGATCCTCTATTCACACAACTATTGCACTCACTGGATCAACTCCCTCACCCATCTGAGTCCATCATCCAAATATCGGCCAAAAACATCGCTCCAGAAACTCGTATTTGGTTAAATGCTCCTGGGGTCGCTCAAGTTCTAGTCATGCCATTGCGATCGCCCGATTCTCCAACACCTCTGGGTGCCATCGTCCTTGGCACTTCCGATGATTTCTGTTACAAGACCTCAGAGCTTAAGCTGATACAAACCCTGGTTCAACAGTTAGGCAGTCGTTATCGGTACCTGCGAGAAACCAACTTACTCCAACGACAATGGATGAGTTTGGAGAGTTTAACTTGGTATAAAAACCGATTTTTAGAAACAAACTTAAGCCATCTTAAGGACTTGCAAAATCCTCAAGAATCATCACAAGACGAGTCCATAGAACTTAAATGTGACTCACGCCAAGAAGCAATCACTTCCCTGACAACTTTACTCAAGACGGAAGATTGGCAACTCAGCCTTGCCCAAGATTCTATTCCCCTAGCTAGTATCCTTCGACGCTGCTTGGAACAGATAGAACCCCTTGTTCAATCCAGACAATTATGGACCCAAATTCATAATCTTACGTCCAATACTACCCTTACAGGAACCAGCAATAAGTTAGAACTTGTTCTTTACGAATTATTGGTAGCTGCTTGCCACCGCTCTAACCCAGGGGATCGGATTGATATTTGGTGTCGTCTAATCAATGCCAAATGGGTTGAACTTTCCATCACCGATCAAGGACAACTCCACCCCCAGTTCATCCAAGACTTTCAATCTGTAAAGACTCGCGATTTATTATTGCCGAGTCTATTAGATAAAGGACCGGGCCGAAATTTAAACGCATGCCAATCGATCATCGAACTTTTGGGGGGGCGAATGGAAATTGCCCAGCTCGAAGACGGGAGAACCCTCAGCCGACTGACCTTACCTCAACAGATGAAAGGAGGCAGGTCTAACTAG
- a CDS encoding MarC family protein, which translates to MRSIATRTVDLPESTEPLARTIHIVFDLPEYLKLVAGLASIVNPVGVIPIFLSLTEGQGSSQRRLIAFQSSIALSIVLLVALVAGEAILSFFSISLPSFRVAGGLLILLTALSMLRAETIESRQLTETGTVDPNEPPTLPDAPVAVVPIAIPLLGGPGAISTVIVYAHTQESIEHTILVGLAILSVSVIALVGLLIAPLMDTVMGKTGMNVISRVMGLIITAISIEFIADGVKELLPGLG; encoded by the coding sequence TTGCGATCGATCGCAACTCGCACCGTAGATTTGCCTGAATCCACAGAACCGTTAGCGAGGACTATCCATATTGTGTTTGACTTGCCAGAATATCTGAAATTAGTGGCGGGTCTCGCATCAATCGTTAATCCTGTGGGTGTTATCCCTATCTTCCTCAGCTTGACAGAGGGGCAAGGCTCTAGCCAAAGGCGTCTTATTGCCTTTCAATCCTCTATTGCTTTAAGTATTGTTCTGTTAGTGGCTCTTGTCGCTGGAGAAGCCATTCTCAGCTTTTTTAGCATTAGCCTACCGTCCTTCCGAGTCGCAGGCGGCTTATTAATCCTGCTAACAGCATTATCCATGTTACGGGCAGAAACCATCGAATCACGCCAACTCACAGAAACAGGTACCGTCGATCCGAATGAACCACCGACATTACCGGATGCTCCTGTTGCCGTTGTCCCCATTGCCATTCCTCTACTCGGCGGCCCTGGTGCCATCAGCACCGTCATTGTTTATGCGCATACCCAGGAATCTATAGAACATACCATTCTCGTTGGTTTAGCAATTCTAAGTGTCTCTGTAATCGCCTTAGTGGGATTACTCATTGCCCCCCTGATGGATACTGTGATGGGTAAAACAGGTATGAATGTGATTAGTCGAGTCATGGGATTAATCATCACCGCTATTTCCATCGAATTTATTGCCGATGGTGTCAAAGAGCTCCTACCTGGATTAGGCTAA